Below is a window of Barnesiella propionica DNA.
TAACGGAAAAGTTTGGGATATGTATTCTTCGACTTCCAATTTTTCTTTTGGTCAAAAGTGTGGAAGCTATAGTGGAGAAGGAGATTGTTATAACCGCGAACACTCTGTCCCTCAGAGCTGGTTCGGGAGCGGGAAACCCAAGTCCGATGCTTGGCTGGTATATCCTACTGACGGATATGTGAATAATCGCCGGGGAAATTTACCGTTCGGAGAAGTGGGAAGTGCCAAATATACTTCCGATGGAGGATTTTCTAAAATGGGTTCAAGCTCCGTTTCAGGATATTCAGGAACCGTATTTGAGCCCAATGACATATATAAAGGAGATTTTGCCCGGGCCTATTTTTATGCTGTAACCCGTTTCTCTCCTTCCTGCGGAGGATGGGGACATGACGTATTTACGTCGTCTTATCCTTATCTCACCAAGTGGACTTTACAAATGATGTTGAACTGGAATGCAAAAGATCCGGTAAGTGATAAAGAACGGAACCGTAACGACGCCGTATATGCTTCAAGACAGAAAAACAGGAATCCGTTTATCGACTATCCCGAGCTGGTAGATTATGTATTCGGTGATAAACAAAATATTCCTTTCTATCCCGGTGGCGGCGATTTACCGTGGATAGAAGCTCCTGCTTCTGGTAGTGAAATAAATGTAGGGACAGTTTCCGTAAATGTCGAAAATTCATCGGTAACCTATGATCTTCGTATTAAAGGCAAAAATTTGGAAAGTACCCTTACATTAACTTTATTGGGAGCAGAAGCATCTTATTTCACTTTGGGAAAGAATACTTTAACAGCAGAAGAGGCCAATAACGGTATTGAAGTACCTGTAACATACCAATCTAAATCAGTCGGTACACACACGGCAAAACTGCAGATATCCGGCGGAGGACTTGCCGCCGCTCAGGAAGTGATACTAAAAGGTTCTGCAGTAGATGATTTTATAGCCCTGGAAGGAACAGACATAACAAACAACTCTTTTGTGGCAAACTGGACTCCCAAAAACGATGCGACCGATTTTATACTGGATGTATGGTATGAAGATTATGGTTCGTCGGCCCCTGAAAAAGTTTTATTGAATGAGTCTTTCCTGAACAGTCAGAAACCCGCTGTATGGCAGTACGATTCTAATGGCTATCAGAACCCCGAAGCCGGAGGACTCCGGTTAGGCTCAGGGAGTAAATATGGTCTTGTCGCTACTCCCGTAGTCGATTTGAGTCAGCACGATGCCACACTTATAGTAACCTCTAAACCTTATGGGAGCGATGATGCCACCTTATACATCCTATTGGATGGAAAAGAGATCAGTCAGGTGACCTATTCAGGAGGAAGCGTAGAAAAAACAATACCTGTGAATGAAGGAACATCAGCATCGCGTATATCGTTCCGGGCCGAAAAAGGCAAACGGGTATATTTGGAAAATGTAGTATTGAAGACCGGCGGAGGCTACAATATAGTACATGTCGACGGATATCCGTGCAGTGTAGGAAAGGTAACTTCTTCCTTGGTTTCCGGCTTAACCGGTTCGAATAAATATTATTACAATGTGACGCCGGTAGTGGATGGAGTAAAAGGAACCCCCTCCAATAATATATCAGTCCTTATTAGTTCGGGGGCCGAAACAGTTTTCGATGATGACATATTGGTATATACCGAAGCCGATATTTTGAAAATAGTTAACGCCGGAACAGGTGCTTCCCTGCAAGTTTATACATTGGACGGACGTTTGTTATTGTCCCGTACACTATATAATGAAGTAGAAGAAGTATCAATGAATAGCGGTATTTATATCGTGAGAGTAACATCTCCGGTATTAAGCCGTACGATGAAAGTATTAATAAATAAATAGAATATCAGGCCGGGATAAGAGATATTTTTGTCTCTATTCCGGTCTTATTAATTAGATTATCATGATAAAAAGGATTTCTCTCCGCAGGGTGTTCACCCTTCTTGTGTTATGTATGTCGGTTCTGTTATATGCGCAGATTCCGGCCGGATATTATGATGCAGCAGAAGGAAAAAGTGCCGCCGAACTGAAAACAGCACTTCATAATATAATTAAACATGCCAATACACTCGCTTATGGAAGCGGAGCAGGCCATACTTGGGAAGGCTTTAATAAAACCGACCGCCGCCCCGACGGGACGGTATGGGATATGTATTCCAACAATCGGGTGAATTTTAACGGGAACAGTCCTGCATCCGGTATGAATATAGAACACTCTTTCGCAAAAAGCTGGTGGGGAGGGGCGCAGTTACAGTCATATAAAGATTTGCATCATTTAAATCCTTCGGATTCAAAAGTCAACTCCGCTAAAAGTAATTATCCTATGGCTGTCGTGAACGGATCTAAATCACAGGTTCACGGAATAATTAAAGTCGGTACTACCAAGTGTCGTCCCGGAGGTGAAATACAAGCATGGGAGCCGGCGGATGAATATAAAGGAGATTTTGCACGGGTATATATGTATATGGTAACAGCTTACGAAGACTTTAGTGATAGGTGGACAGGAACATCAGCCTTGAATCAGTTGGATAACAATACGTATCCGGTATTCGAACAGTGGACTGTAGATCTGTTGCTCGAATGGAACCGTATAGATCCTGTAAGCGAAAAAGAAATTAACAGGAACAATGCGGTTTATGAAATACAAGGGAACAGGAACCCTTATATAGATTATCCCGATATGGCCGAATATGTATGGGGAAATAAAAAAAATTTACCGTTCTCCCCTTCAGGAGATGTAGATTATCCTTATATTAAAACCCCTTATAATGGATCTACAGTCGATTTTGGAACTATTCCTTTCGATACCGACAGCAGGCAAACGGTAGATATCAGTGCGATTAATTTGACCGGTAATATCACGTTGTCGCTGACTAATAATACGGAGAATTCATTTTCCATACCGGTGTCTGTTCTCACTCCCGAACAGGCCGAAAGTGGCTATTCATTGGAAATTTTATGGCATCCGGTGAATGTCGGAGAATATAGTGCCGAACTCATTATTGATGGAGGAGGCCTCTCTGCTCCCGTTAAAGTAAAGCTGACAGGAACATCGAACAGTGACTTTATGGCATTACAGGCAACGGATGTAACTTCATCTTCATTTGTGGCGAACTGGTCGAGATGCCCTGGAGTGACTGGGTATTTGCTGAACGTATATACAATGGAATATAACGGAGAAGAACCCGTAACGATATTACACGAGACGTTTGACGAATCCAAGTTGAATGGTTGGTCTTCTACGGGCGGAGTAATGACGACCGAAGAAACGAATGCAGGAGCTGTTCGGATAGGAACAAGCAGCGACGGAGAAATAACTTCGCCGGAAATTGATTTGTCGAGAGAATCGGTGGTTAAAGTACGGGCAAAATACTATGGCTCCGATGACGATGCGGTACTGACCCTAAAAGTTGACGGAGAAAAGAAAGCAGAGTGGGATAATTTGTCAGCAGCATATTCCGATTATACTGTGACAGTAAGTGGTACGCCGAATTCTAAAATCTCGCTTTTTGCAGCATCTAAAAGACGAGTCTATGTAGATGAGGCGGAGATTGTTTCCGTAGGAGCAAAAGCCGAAAAAGTGCCTGTGCAGGATTATCCGAAGGAAGTAGGATTGGTAACTTCCTATAAAGTGAAAAATATTACACCCTTTGCAACCCAATATTATTATACTGTTTCATCGGTAGGGGGACAGGCCCAGACAACCAATGAGATCGTCGTATCTTCCGGAACGGATGGTATGGAAAGTATGGATGCGGACAGACCGGTCGTAGGAACCTCAAATGGTATGATATACATTAAGAATATAAGACAAGGAACAAACGTCACCCTGTACGATATGATGGGACGTATTCGTTTCCATAAGGTAAATTGTGTCGGCGATGAAACGATTACGAATGAAGTACAAGGAGTCTCCATTCTCCGTCTGGAACAAGATAAAAACGTAGATACATATAAAATAATTAATTAAATTAATTTCACTATGAAAATCACACGTTCGCTATCGTTGCTTTGGATATTATGCAGTATTACATATACGGCCTATTCAGAGATACCTGCAGGATATTATTATCTTGCGGACGGAAAGAGTAAGGCAGAATTGAAGACGGCCTTGCATAATATAATCAAACAAGGAAAATTTCTTGAGTATGGAAGCGGGGAAGGGCATACCTGGGAAGGCTTTTTCAGGACCGATCGCCGGGACGATGGCAGCGTGTGGGATATGTATTCGTCTGAGGTCCGTCATTTTGACGGATACTCTTCTATAAAAGGAATGCACATAGAGCACTCCTTCCCCAAAAGCTGGTGGGGAGCCTATGAGAATTATGCATACAGGGATCTGTTTCATCTCTATCCGGCGGACGGTTCGGCAAACTCTTCCAAGAATAATTTTCCCTTGGGAGAAATGGCCGGGACGCCCGGTTTTGATAACGGAGTATCGCAAACAGGCAAGAACGGTTTCGGAGATTATTATTCAGGTACGGCATTTGAACCTGCCGATGAATACAAAGGCGATTTCGCCCGTTCTTATTTTTATGTCGTGACAGCCTATGAAGAAATGGCAGACCTGTGGCAATCGCCCATGCTCGATAACAATACCTATCCCGTATGGAAGAAATGGGCGATAGATTTATTACTCAAATGGCATCGCCAGGATCCTGTCAGCCCAAAAGAACGGGATCGCATCGAAGCCGTCTATAATATTCAGGGAAATAGAAATCCGTTTATTGATTATCCCGATTTGGCCGAATACATTTGGGGAAAAGATACGTTGTCCGTTTATCATTTTCCTGAAGAAACAGAACCCTTCCTTGCCTCTCCGGCAAAAGGAACCAGGATAGATATGGGAGCCACCGTACAACAATATCCGCTGAAAACTGATATTTGGATACAAGGAGCGAACCTGACAGAAAATGTAACAGTCGGTTGGCAGAACGGAAATGCGGGATTATCCGCCTCGCAGAATACCATATCTAAAGAGGATGCTATTTCCGGTTGTAATTTGGAAATACGTTTTTCTGCCACGAATGTAGAAGTTGCGCGTGACACACTCCTGCTGATGGACGGAGGTTTGTCCGATACACTTAAAGTACCCGTTACGGCAGTTGCGGTATCAGGTTTCAGACTTTTGGAATCTTCCAATACCTCTGCGACCGGAGGTACGTTGAACTGGGTGAACTATCCTTCTGTAACAGATTATCGCTTAAGCCTGTATCAGGGAGATATTGCGGCCGGTAATCTTATCATATCAGCCTACATAGAAGGAAGCAGTTATAATAAAGCCATTGAGATATATAACGGCACGGGCCGCGATGTCGATCTGTCCGCTTACAGTTTGAGAAAACAAAATAACGGGCGTGGAGATTTTGGAGATGATTGTCCGTTAAAAGGAATCTTAGCGGCTGGTAAATCCTTTTTAGTCGTAAATACCCAGTGTTCCGCAGAATTAAGCGCGTTAGCTTCCCAAAAGGTAGGAGGCGAATACTCCGTTATGAATTTCAATGGAAATGATGCAGTAGCTTTATGTTGGGAAGGAATGATGATAGATATGGTCGGTATTCCCGATATGCAGCAAGATTGGGGGAAAGATGTCTCGTTGTACCGGAAAAGTAACGTAACCCATCCGGCCCTTGATTTTAATTGGGAGGAATGGAGCGTTTCCGATATAGATGACATATTAGGTTTAGGAAAACATGTTATGGAGCTTCAGTCCGAACAACACCCCCTGTGGACCAATGTCTCGGCAGGTACAGGCGTATCATATACCGTGAAAGGTTTGAAGCCGGGTACTACATATACGTGC
It encodes the following:
- a CDS encoding endonuclease, whose amino-acid sequence is MRKNSLLVLMGFMALFCGSFAHAAIPGGYYDSVYGKKGQALMSALSSIVNKATDVGYDGLYDVYKTSDVKPNGKVWDMYSSTSNFSFGQKCGSYSGEGDCYNREHSVPQSWFGSGKPKSDAWLVYPTDGYVNNRRGNLPFGEVGSAKYTSDGGFSKMGSSSVSGYSGTVFEPNDIYKGDFARAYFYAVTRFSPSCGGWGHDVFTSSYPYLTKWTLQMMLNWNAKDPVSDKERNRNDAVYASRQKNRNPFIDYPELVDYVFGDKQNIPFYPGGGDLPWIEAPASGSEINVGTVSVNVENSSVTYDLRIKGKNLESTLTLTLLGAEASYFTLGKNTLTAEEANNGIEVPVTYQSKSVGTHTAKLQISGGGLAAAQEVILKGSAVDDFIALEGTDITNNSFVANWTPKNDATDFILDVWYEDYGSSAPEKVLLNESFLNSQKPAVWQYDSNGYQNPEAGGLRLGSGSKYGLVATPVVDLSQHDATLIVTSKPYGSDDATLYILLDGKEISQVTYSGGSVEKTIPVNEGTSASRISFRAEKGKRVYLENVVLKTGGGYNIVHVDGYPCSVGKVTSSLVSGLTGSNKYYYNVTPVVDGVKGTPSNNISVLISSGAETVFDDDILVYTEADILKIVNAGTGASLQVYTLDGRLLLSRTLYNEVEEVSMNSGIYIVRVTSPVLSRTMKVLINK
- a CDS encoding endonuclease I family protein, whose translation is MIKRISLRRVFTLLVLCMSVLLYAQIPAGYYDAAEGKSAAELKTALHNIIKHANTLAYGSGAGHTWEGFNKTDRRPDGTVWDMYSNNRVNFNGNSPASGMNIEHSFAKSWWGGAQLQSYKDLHHLNPSDSKVNSAKSNYPMAVVNGSKSQVHGIIKVGTTKCRPGGEIQAWEPADEYKGDFARVYMYMVTAYEDFSDRWTGTSALNQLDNNTYPVFEQWTVDLLLEWNRIDPVSEKEINRNNAVYEIQGNRNPYIDYPDMAEYVWGNKKNLPFSPSGDVDYPYIKTPYNGSTVDFGTIPFDTDSRQTVDISAINLTGNITLSLTNNTENSFSIPVSVLTPEQAESGYSLEILWHPVNVGEYSAELIIDGGGLSAPVKVKLTGTSNSDFMALQATDVTSSSFVANWSRCPGVTGYLLNVYTMEYNGEEPVTILHETFDESKLNGWSSTGGVMTTEETNAGAVRIGTSSDGEITSPEIDLSRESVVKVRAKYYGSDDDAVLTLKVDGEKKAEWDNLSAAYSDYTVTVSGTPNSKISLFAASKRRVYVDEAEIVSVGAKAEKVPVQDYPKEVGLVTSYKVKNITPFATQYYYTVSSVGGQAQTTNEIVVSSGTDGMESMDADRPVVGTSNGMIYIKNIRQGTNVTLYDMMGRIRFHKVNCVGDETITNEVQGVSILRLEQDKNVDTYKIIN
- a CDS encoding endonuclease is translated as MKITRSLSLLWILCSITYTAYSEIPAGYYYLADGKSKAELKTALHNIIKQGKFLEYGSGEGHTWEGFFRTDRRDDGSVWDMYSSEVRHFDGYSSIKGMHIEHSFPKSWWGAYENYAYRDLFHLYPADGSANSSKNNFPLGEMAGTPGFDNGVSQTGKNGFGDYYSGTAFEPADEYKGDFARSYFYVVTAYEEMADLWQSPMLDNNTYPVWKKWAIDLLLKWHRQDPVSPKERDRIEAVYNIQGNRNPFIDYPDLAEYIWGKDTLSVYHFPEETEPFLASPAKGTRIDMGATVQQYPLKTDIWIQGANLTENVTVGWQNGNAGLSASQNTISKEDAISGCNLEIRFSATNVEVARDTLLLMDGGLSDTLKVPVTAVAVSGFRLLESSNTSATGGTLNWVNYPSVTDYRLSLYQGDIAAGNLIISAYIEGSSYNKAIEIYNGTGRDVDLSAYSLRKQNNGRGDFGDDCPLKGILAAGKSFLVVNTQCSAELSALASQKVGGEYSVMNFNGNDAVALCWEGMMIDMVGIPDMQQDWGKDVSLYRKSNVTHPALDFNWEEWSVSDIDDILGLGKHVMELQSEQHPLWTNVSAGTGVSYTVKGLKPGTTYTCRAEAVTANSSIPASNTVQLRTQELEAPQILEPSDVAGTSFTANWEEVAEAGSYQLNLYTIIPGETIKNTQPFDEIGASGKPLPEGWTGTVSGRYTAEASSGKAIPSVSFQNMDEWLQTCNYPGVVTSLSFMYRFPSSGAGSYFTVEQLTPGGWMPLDTIEYENTKKQIATYDNIPADREVSAFKFTYKKTKGNLAIDDVEVSYIRSDISYVHKDIPANGTSYRFTGLQSKTAYYYQVRSVWGENIFSVWTSPMKATTEEASGVEVLHGKSPVKILNYMNELYISGLSGNETISVYTLSGSCISRVNVRTQIYKIPLPVSGIYIIQIKNTDKTYNFKVIK